A region of the Microbulbifer pacificus genome:
TGCGCGGCAGCATGTCTGCGATTTTGTCGCACTTGGCTTTGGTACGGCTGGCGAGGGTAATGTTCTCGAACACTTCCTCTACTTGCGCACACTTGTGTGCTACCACCTGACCGACGCCACCGGCGCCGACAATCAGAACGTTGGCCATTTTGTTCTCCCTTTTTTTAGCTTCTTTCAGGTCTTGTGAAACCTGGTAGACAAATTTGTGGCGAGTCTGCTGGTGGTACCCTTTTACTGGGCCACCAGCAGGTCCTTCCCATCACGTTCAGCACTTCGAAGTAACCAAGGAGTAAAAAGGCTACGAAGTACGAAATCAAAATAGAAGGAAATTAACCTTCTACCTTGAGACTTATTTAACGTGACGAATCACTTCTCGAAGTAGGTATACCCACTCATGCTCGCCGTATAAGTGTGCAGAATTTCCTTGCGCTGCTGCGCGGTAATTCTGCCACTCTTCACCGCGCTTTCCGCCAGCTTGCGGAAACGCTCGAACAGGTCCTGCGGCGAGTACTCAACATAGCTCAATACATCGGCAATGCTGTCACCGTGAATTTCACGGCTGTAATTCACATGGCCGTCTTCTTCAATGTGCACACTTACCACGTTGGTATCGCCAAACAGGTTGTGCAGGTCGCCCAGGGTCTCCTGGTACGCGCCAACCAGGAACGCTCCGAGAATATACTCCTCGCCGTCCTTCAATGCATGCAACGGCAGTGTCTTGCGCACATCCTGACGATCGATGAAGCGGTCGATCTTGCCGTCGCAGTCGCAGGTAATATCCGCAATGATTGCCGAGCGCGTCGGCGCTTCATCCAGGCGGTGTACCGGCGCCAGCGGGAACAGTTGATCGATCGCCCAGATATCCGGCAGCGACTGGAACACGCTCATGTTGGCGTAGTAAATGTCCGACAGCACCTCCGGCAGTGCCTGCAGGTCCATCGGTACCTCTTCCACTTCGTCCAGCAGTTTGCGGATCTTCTGCGCACACTGCAAAAACAGGTTTTCCGCCAGCGCGCGGTCCCGCAGGCTCACCTGCCCGTGCAGGTACAGCGCGCGGATCTCATCGCGGTAGTAGAGCGCATCGTTGTAGCTTTCCTGCAGGTTCTTTGTCGCCGCGTTTTTCAGCGCGTGCTGCAGGTACTTCAACATCGGGTGGGAATCCTCGCCGATGCGGTCGTCCTCAAGTTCGATGGGCTCGAAGCTGGTGGTGTCGAGAATGTTGAACAGCAGCACCGACGAATAGGCTACCGTCGCGCGGCCCGACTCGGTAATGATCACCGGGTGCTCCACGCCCTCGCTGTCCATGGTGCCCATGATGGCTTCCACCACGTCCACGCAGTACTCGTCCAGGGAGTAGTTCTTGGAGTGGGTATAGTTGGTCTTGGAGCCGTCGTAGTCCACCGCCAGGCCGCCGCCCAGATCCAGGAAGCCCATGGCAGCGCCTTCCTCCACCAGATCCGCGTAGTAACGGCAGGCTTCCAGCACGCCGGTGCGGATATCGCGGATATTCGGTACCTGGGAGCCCAGATGGTAGTGCAGCAGCTTCAGGCAGTTCAGCATGTTGTGTTCGCGCAGCTTGTCGACCATCGCGATCAGGTCGTTACTGCCGAGACCGAAAATGCTGCGGTCGCCACTGGTGGCATTCCAGTAACCGCCCACCTTGCTCGCCAGCTTCACGCGCACACCGATATTGGGTTCCACTTTCTCGCGCTCTGCACAGCGGATGATGGTGTCCACCTCTGAGGGGGTTTCCACCACAAAGAACACCTGCACACCGAGACGCTGGGCCTGCAGGCCCAGGTTGATGAACTCCTCATCCTTATAACCGTTGCACACGATCAGTGCCTCGGTGTTGTCGAGGATCGACAGCGCTGCAATCAGTTCCGCCTTGCTGCCCGCTTCCAGGCCGTGGCCGAACTGGCGACCGACCTTGGCGATCTCCTCGATCACCTGGCACTGCTGGTTCACCTTGATCGGAAACACGCCGCGGAACTTGTTGCGGTAGCCGCAGCTCTCGATAGCGCTGCGGAAAGAATTGTTGATGCGCGCGACCTGCGCTTCCAGCAGGTTCTCGAAACGCACCAGCAGCGGCATACCCAGCCCGCGCTCGTTGGCGCCGTGGGCGATGTCCATCAGCGACACGGAATGCGTCGTGCCGGCCGTGTTGGTTACCTCAACCGTGATCTCACCGGCGTCGTTCAAATTGAAATAGCCAGCACCCCAGTTGCGGATGCCGTAGAGGTCTGCGGAGTCTTCGCAGGTCCAGTTTTCGATCTGTTGCTGTTTCATGGCGCCTCGTTCGTAAAATGAGGGACGGTAAGGATAATCAGGGGCGCGAATCTTGGGGCCTGAGTATGTGGAAAGCAATAACTATAGAAAAGAAACATGGCCGTTTTTTAAAGGATAAAACTAAATTTTTATTCAGTTTTTTAGTCCAAATTAAACTATAGGACCGAAAAACTAACCTGGTGATAGGAAGAGTCTCCGGCGCCACAAATAAAAAAGGCGACTCGAGAGAGTCGCCTGGGCAATAACCGAATTTTCATTCGGTTGTTGGGGTTGGATGTGACAATCCTTACCTGAGAGAAACCTGTGATCTTTGCGCGTCAAATAAATCCGGGGTTGGCGACGACCAGGTAACCGTGACGGTGGTTGTCCCAGCGGTAGTAGGTGTCGTAGGCCACGAAATAATTGAGGCCGCCGAAGTTGACGCTTATCGCAGTACCCGGCAGGGCTTGCACAAAGGCACCGACGGGAGCCTGGGCTACGACATAGCCTGCGCCATAAGGACGGTAGAATATGCCGTCGCTGAAGTAGTAGCCGAGGCCGGCGAAGGTCACGCTCACGTAAGATCTGGGCAGGCGCGTCCAGCGATAGCCATAGCCGTAGTGCGCCGGGCGGTAGCGGTGTTTGTGCGCCAGCTGCACCGGGCGGTAGGGACCGTGGTGATCGTGACCATTTCCACGGTAGTTGTGACCGTGGTTATGTCCGCGATTGTCGCCGCGGCCGCGATCATGGTCACGGTTCTTGTCGTAACGGCGATCGTAGCCGACGTACTTCACAAACTTGTGGTCGTCCTTTCCGTTGTGATGGTCGCGGCGCTCATCGCGTCTGTCGTCACGTCGATCTTCACGACGGTCCTCGCGGCGCACTTGCTGCCGGTCTTCGCGGCGATCATCGCGACGATCACTACGGTCATGCTGTTGCTGCGCGATTTTGCGGCTGTGGTCATTGGTGTGGTGGCGGTCGTCTCTGTCCGCCAGTGCCGGGGCAGCGCTGATAAGCAGGCTGGCGGCGATAAAGGCTGAAGTCAGTGTTTTCATGGTCGCTCTCCACGGCCGCCAGGGGCGGCTTCGGTGTGTTTTCGCTTACTGTGGGGGCCATTCTGTCCCCTTTACACTGAATCCTTCCTGAACCGTATCCACTCTTTTGCCAGGCAATGCGCGAAAAACCGAATCAGGCCGCGGTTTTTTGTGGTGAATTGCGCATTTGTTCCCGCTCGCGCCGGGGGGTAATATGCCGCGCGTAGCAACCTCTGGCGGAATCCCGACAATGCAAGTCTTTCACCATGTGGCCAGCCTGCGCGAGGCGCTGAAGGCGGCCCGTCGCGACGGCAAGACCATCGGCTTCGTGCCCACCATGGGTAACCTGCACGATGCGCATATCGAACTGGTCAAGCGGGCCCAAACCATGTGTGACGTGGTGGTCGTGTCCATTTTCGTCAACCGGCTCCAGTTCGGCCTGAACGAGGATTGGGACAAGTATCCCCGCACCATGGAGCAGGACATGGCGCGCCTGCGCGGCGCCAACTGCGACTTCCTGTTTCACCCGGATGAGAGCGAGATCTATCCCAACGGCATGGACCTGCAGACCAAGGTGATCTGCCCGGCGATGACCGATGTGCTGTGCGGCGCCAGTCGCCCGGGGCACTTCGAGGGGGTGACCACGGTGGTGGCGAAGCTGTTCAACATCGTGCAGCCGGACAAGGCCATCTTTGGTATCAAGGACTTCCAGCAGCTGGCGGTGATCCGTCGCATGGTGGAGGACCTGTGTATTCCAGTGGAGATCGTGGCGGCGCCGGTGCACCGCGAGGACGACGGCCTGGCGATGAGTTCCCGCAACGGCTATCTCACCGAGGAGGAGCGGCCGAAAGTGGCGATTCTGAACCAGACCCTGAACTGGGCACGCGGGGAGATCGAAAACGGACGCCGGGATTTTGCCGCGCTGGAAGCTGAGTCAAAAAGCCGCATTGAGAGCGCGGGCTTCCGGGTGGATTATTTCTCCATCTGCAACAGCCGCGACCTGCAACCGGCGGCGCACGACGACCGCGAGATCACGCTGCTGGGAGCGATGTACACCAGCGCCGCGCGCCTGATCGACAATGTTTCTCTGAGTATGTAACGGGAGGCTGGTATGCAAATCGAGATGCTGAAGGGCAAGCTGCACATGGCGGCGGTGACCCAGGCGGAACTCTGGTATGACGGTTCCTGCGCGATCGATCAAGATCTGGTGGAGCTGGCGGGCCTGCGCGAGTTCGAGAAAATTGATATCTACAATGTTTCCAACGGCGAGCGTTTTCACACTTACGTGATTCTGGCGGAGCGCGGTTCTGGCATCATCTCCATGAATGGGGCCGCAGCGCGTCGGGTCCAGGTCGGCGACCGTGTGATTATTGCGGCCTATGCTCAGATGTCGGAATCCGAGGCGGATTCATTTAAACCGAAACTGGTTTATCTGAATGAGAAAAATCGGGTTGAACGTAGTACCAATACGATCCCAGTGCAGATGGCTGAGCCTGCCTGATTTTTTGAAGTTCGGTGGTTTGGGGTTTTTGTAGTCCTGTGGTGGCAGAGCGCCGGGGATTGGCTTTCGGAACCGAGCTAGGCGCCCCCCTTCAATACATCCCTGTACGCTGCGTCGGCGACGTCCCTGTCGCCGACGCTTCCGAAAGCCAATCCCGGTCACTATGCCTTCAAATTGAAGTTTTCCACTTCGTTAGCATTTTTCTTTAAGTCGCCCTTGCTATAAACAAAACCGCTTAGAGTCTACGGCTCTGTCTGCCAGAGGGTTGTGACGGACAAGTCACCCGCCTACCATGAACACAACAAAAAGGTAGGAAGCCCCCAAAGCCAATGTCATCCCTGACCCAACCGAAAACCGGCGATCCGATCCCGTGGACGCAGCTGCTGAAAAGCGGCTACCGGATTTTCGTCGGTTCCCACGCCGCCGTCCCCAACGAGCTGATGGCAGACCTTATTGCCAACAGCCGTGGCCTCAACGATATCGAAGTCACACAGGTATTCACCCTCTCCGACAATATCTGGGCCGAGCGCAAATACGCCGAGCTGTTTACCGTCAATGCGCTGTATATTGGTGGAACGTCTATCCGCAATGCGGTAGCGGAAGGGCGTGCGGATTACACGCCGACGTTTCTCTCCGAAGTGCCCAAGTTATTTAGCGACAACGTATTGCCACTGGATGCCGCACTCATCATGGTCAGCCCGCCGGATGAGCTGGGTTACTGCTCCCTCGGCGTCAGTGTGGATGTAGTTTCCTCTGCGGTAAAAAATGCCACCAAGGTTATCGCCCAGATCAACCCGAGCATGCCGCGTACCAACGGCCACAGCTTTATCCACCGCGACCAGATCCACGCCTGGATGACAGCGGATGCACCGATACCAGAATCACCGCCACCGGAAATGGATCAGGCCGTTGAGCAGATTGGTCAGTACGTGTCGGTACTGGTGGAAAACGGCTCGACCTTGCAGATTGGCATGGGCAAGGTCCACGACGCGGTGCTGCGTTATCTGGGTAACCACAAGGATCTCGGTGTGCACTCGGAAATGATTTCCGACGGTGTCGCGCGATTGATGAAAAGCGGCGTCATCAACAACCGCAAGAAAACATTTCACCGGGGCAAAACCATCACCAGCTACTGCATGGGCTCCAAAATGCTGTACGACTTTGTCGACGGCAATCCCCATGTGGAGCTGTACCCGGCAGAGCATGTCAGCTCACCGGTAAATATTGCACGCAATGAAAAAATGGTGGCGATCAACAGCGCTATCGAAGTAGACCTGACTGGTCAGGTGGTTTCCGATTCCATCGGGCGCTTGTTATACAGCGGTATCGGCGGGCAGGTGGACTTTATCCGCGGTGCGGCCCTGAGCAAAGGCGGCAAACCAATCATCGCGCTGCCGTCCACCGCGCAGGATAAAAACGGCAAGTTGATTTCCCGCATTGTGGCCTCTCTAACTCCAGGGAGTGGTGTGGTCACTTCCCGTGCACATGTGCACTACGTCGTCACCGAATACGGTATTGCCTCCCTGCGTGGGAAAAGTGTTCGGGAGCGGACCCTGGAAATGATCCGGATCGCCCATCCGGAATTTCGACGGGAGCTGCTGGAGAAGGTGCGGGAGTTTTACTGGGTGCCGGAATACCAGGCGCAGGCACCTACCTCGATTGCTGAACTTGGGCCGGTGGAGCAGAAGGAGTATGTTTTCGATGACATTACTTATACGCTGCGCCCACTCAGGCCAGCGGACGAGCGTTTGTTGCAGGAGTTTTTCTACACCCACAACAAGGAAACCCTGCTGATGCGCTACAACCACCACGTCACCCAGATGTCGCGGGAAAAATCCTGCAGCCTGGTGAGTGTGGACCAGCGCCGGGATCTGGCCTTGTGTTTTACCGACCGCGACGGCGCGCGCGAAGTGATTCAGGGCGTGGGCCGCTATTATTTTTCCGAGGCCGATAACAGCTGCGAAGTGGCATTTGTCATCAAGGAAAGTCGCCGCGGCAAGGGCATTGCATCCACACTGCTGAAAGAAATGGAGAGCATCGCGCGCAAACGCGGTATTGCAAAAATGTTTGCCTGCGTGCGCCGGGACAACAAGCCCATGCTCTCGATTTTTGAAAACAACGGTTTCACTTATCGCCCCGGCGATACCATGGACGAACTCTATCTGGAATTGGCACTGAGCGGAGAAAAGGACTGAGCATGCCCACCGTAGGATTTTTTTCAGACCCCGCCTGCCACCGCCACGACATGGGCGACGAGCACCCGGAAAGCCCCGCGCGCCTCGACGCCATCCAGGACCAACTGCTCAGCAGCGGTATGGAATATGTACTGCGCTTTTTTGACGCCCCCCAGGCCAGCCGCCAGCAGCTTGAACGGGTGCATACCCCGGAATACGTCGAATCCATTTTCGCCCGCGCACCCAGCGACGGTATCGAAGTTCTCGACGAAGACACCCGCATGTGTCCGTATTCATTAACCGCCGCACTGCATGCCGCGGGCGCCGGCATTGACGCCGTCGACCGCGTCATCAATGGCGAAATCCACTCCGCTTTCTGCGCGGTCCGCCCCCCCGGCCACCACGCCGAACGCGACAAGGCCATGGGCTTCTGCCTGTTCAACAACATCGCCATCGCCGCCGCCCATGCCCGTGAACATCACGGTCTCGCCCGTGTCGCCGTCCTCGACTTCGACGTACACCACGGCAACGGCACCGAGGACTTTGTCGCCGGTCGCGAGGGCTATCTGCTGTGTTCCAGCTTCCAGTCCCCGCTCTACCCCTTTACCGGCACCGGCGACCTCCCGGACAACATCATCAATACGCCGCTAGAGGCGGGCGCCGGCGGCGATGCATTGCGCCAGGTGGTGGAGCAGCAGTGGCTGCCGGCACTGGAAAAATTCCAGCCGCAAATGCTGTTTATCTCCGCCGGTTTCGATGGCCATATCGAGGACCATATGGCGCAGCTGCGCTTCAAGGAGGACGACTATTTCTGGGTGACGGAAAAACTGCGGGAATATGCCGATAAAAACTGCGAGGGTCGAATCGTTTCGTCACTGGAAGGCGGCTATGCGCTATCCGCATTGGGGCGAAGTGTGGTTGCACACTTAAAAGGCCTGATCGGCAGCTAAAAGATCGAACACTCAACACTAGATGTAAAGGTTGAGTGGCGGGTTTGGGTTTTCAGGATCGTCGCAAACAGGGCCGAAGGCGCCGTGCTAAAGCGGCCGGGTACTTTGCGCCGAAGCGCCCAGGGATGGGTTCACAGCGGTCCTGAAAACCCACACACGGTGCTCTGCCGCCACCGACGTATCACAAGTGGATACCCCGGAGCAAAAATCACTCCTCATAAATCGAATAGAACTTCTTAACGGACCCGATCGTTTCCCAGGTTCCGCTAAAACCGGCCGGAATACAGAACGCATCACCGGCAACGACCCGCTCACTCACCCCCTCGGAATCGGTAATCTCCGCCTCACCCTCGATGATGTAGCAGAACTCATCCTCAGTGTAAGTAAGTGACCATTTGCCCGCGTCCGAAGACCAGATGCCGCAAAAGAAATTCTCTTTCTTGTTGGTAAAGAAATGCTCTGTCCATTGCTGCGGATTTCCCGCCAGTACCTTCTCCGGCGCCACCGGCCCCGCTTCCCGCACTGCATTACCTTCCGCCACCCGCAACAATTTCGCAGCCATATCTACTCCAAATCAAAAATGTGATCACTTATTTATGGGTATTGTGCCTCCCCATCCTAAAAAAGGCACGGTATTCCAAGCATCGAGTGGGAAAGCGAAAAGTGGTCAGGCTATGATGGTACGACACGGCTCGTGACAGCGTTGTCATTCGGCAGTCGCCAGTGGTATAACTTATCGTGATAGCTGTACCAAATCGCCGCTTAGCCGCGCCTATCGCTGAACGCAACAGGCCGCTAAATGACCGCGATATCTGCAAATACTGCCTCACTGAGTGAGGCCGTACAGCATCCCGATAATACTAATAAGGGAGAAAACGATGTCTGAAGTGCACATTTACCCGGTGCCCGAAACCTTTGCCGCGAATACCCTCGTCAACAGCGACGACTACCAGCGGATGTACCGCCAATCCGTGGAAGATCCGCAAGCATTCTGGTCCCAGCAAGCCAATGACTTCCTGCAGTGGAGCAAGCCATTCACCAAAGTGGTGGACGAAGATCTAACAAAGGGCCACGCAGCCTGGTTCGCCGACGGCGAGCTGAACGTCTCCGCCAACTGTATCGATCGCCACCTGCCTGCCCGCGCCGAGCAGACCGCACTGATCTGGGAGGGCGATGATCCCGCCGACAGCAAGCACATCACCTACAAGGAATTGCACGAGCAGGTGTGCCGCCTGGCCAACCTGTTGAAGGCCCGTGGCGTGAAGAAGGGCGATCGCGTGTGTATCTACATGCCCATGATCCCCGAAGCGGCCTACGCCATGCTCGCCTGTACCCGTATTGGCGCCGTGCACTCTGTGGTGTTCGGCGGCTTCTCTCCCGATTCGCTGAAAGACCGCATCCTCGACTCCGACTGCCGCTTGGTGATTACCGCCGACGAAGGCGTGCGCGGTGGCAGAAAAGTGCCACTCAAGGCGAATGTGGATAAGGCGCTGGCCCACTGCCCAAATGTGCACACCGCCATCGTGGTGAAGCGCACTGGCGCCAATATCGACTGGGACAGCAAACGCGACATCTGGTACGGGGAATCCGTCGCCGAACAGAGTGCCGACTGTGCGCCGGAGCCGATGAATGCGGAAGACCCGCTGTTTATCCTCTACACCTCCGGCTCCACCGGCAAACCCAAGGGTGTGCTGCACACCACTGCGGGTTATCTGCTGGCCTCCACCATGAGTTTCAAGTACACCTTCGATTACAAAGAGGGCGATGTATTCTGGTGCACCGCCGATGTGGGCTGGATTACCGGCCACAGCTATATCGTGTACGGCCCGCTGTGTGCCGGCGCCATTTCCCTGATGTTTGAAGGCGTGCCCACCTATCCGGACGCCTCCCGCTGCTGGCAGGTGGTGGAAAAGCACAAGGTAAATACCTTCTACACCGCACCCACCGCGATTCGCGCACTGATGGGCGCCGGCGACGACTTCGTCACCAAGTGCGACCGCAGCTCCCTGAGACTGCTGGGCACCGTGGGCGAGCCGATCAACCCCGAGGCCTGGGAGTGGTATTACCACGTGGTGGGAGAGAAGCGCTGTCCGATTGTGGATACCTGGTGGCAGACCGAAACCGGCGCCCACATGATCACCCCGCTGCCCGGCGCCACCGCGCTCAAGCCCGGTTCGGCCACGCGTCCGTTCTTCGGCGTGCAACCGGCGTTGCTGGATGAAAAAGGGCAGGAAATCGAGGGCCAGGGTGAGGGCGCGCTGGTAATGAAGGCCAGCTGGCCGAGCATGATCCGCAGCGTGTACGGTGATCACCAGCGCATGATCGACACCTATTTCTCCACCTTCCGCGGTTACTACTTTACCGGCGACGGTGCGCGCCGCGATGCCGACGGTTATTACTGGATTACCGGGCGCATCGACGACGTACTGAACGTCTCCGGCCACCGGTTGGGCACCGCGGAAATCGAGAGCGCGATCGTGCTGCACGAGGATACCGCCGAGGCGGCGGTTGTAGGTTACCCGCACGATATCAAGGGGCAGGGTATTTACTGCTATGTGACTCTCAAGAATGGCCGCGAGCCTTCCGAGGAGTTGCGCAAGGAGCTGATCGACCTGTGCGTGAAGGAGATCGGTCCCATCGCCAAGCCCGACATCATCCAATGGGCCCCGGGCCTGCCGAAAACCCGCTCTGGCAAAATCATGCGCCGCATCCTGCGCAAGATTGCCTGCAATGAACTGGATTCTCTGGGTGATACTTCCACTCTTGCTGATCCTTCGGTGGTCGATGAGTTGGTGGACCACCGGGCTAACAAATAACCTCCGTTCTCCGTCGCTACGTCTGGTCCTTCTTAGCCGGATTGGTGGCGGCGGAGTACTGGGGATTCGTTTTCGAAACCGCTGTGAATACATCCCTGTACGCTGCGTCGGCGACGTCCCTGTCGCCGACGCTTTCGAAAACGAATCCCCAGCATTCCACCTTCAATTCGTATCTCAATACTCCGTAAGTCTCCCCTGAAACAGCTGCAGCAGAAATTTTCAGGTAGAAGGCTAAAAGTGTATTACTCAATACTTTTTACGTAGTCATTCG
Encoded here:
- the speA gene encoding biosynthetic arginine decarboxylase; its protein translation is MKQQQIENWTCEDSADLYGIRNWGAGYFNLNDAGEITVEVTNTAGTTHSVSLMDIAHGANERGLGMPLLVRFENLLEAQVARINNSFRSAIESCGYRNKFRGVFPIKVNQQCQVIEEIAKVGRQFGHGLEAGSKAELIAALSILDNTEALIVCNGYKDEEFINLGLQAQRLGVQVFFVVETPSEVDTIIRCAEREKVEPNIGVRVKLASKVGGYWNATSGDRSIFGLGSNDLIAMVDKLREHNMLNCLKLLHYHLGSQVPNIRDIRTGVLEACRYYADLVEEGAAMGFLDLGGGLAVDYDGSKTNYTHSKNYSLDEYCVDVVEAIMGTMDSEGVEHPVIITESGRATVAYSSVLLFNILDTTSFEPIELEDDRIGEDSHPMLKYLQHALKNAATKNLQESYNDALYYRDEIRALYLHGQVSLRDRALAENLFLQCAQKIRKLLDEVEEVPMDLQALPEVLSDIYYANMSVFQSLPDIWAIDQLFPLAPVHRLDEAPTRSAIIADITCDCDGKIDRFIDRQDVRKTLPLHALKDGEEYILGAFLVGAYQETLGDLHNLFGDTNVVSVHIEEDGHVNYSREIHGDSIADVLSYVEYSPQDLFERFRKLAESAVKSGRITAQQRKEILHTYTASMSGYTYFEK
- a CDS encoding DUF6515 family protein, producing MKTLTSAFIAASLLISAAPALADRDDRHHTNDHSRKIAQQQHDRSDRRDDRREDRQQVRREDRREDRRDDRRDERRDHHNGKDDHKFVKYVGYDRRYDKNRDHDRGRGDNRGHNHGHNYRGNGHDHHGPYRPVQLAHKHRYRPAHYGYGYRWTRLPRSYVSVTFAGLGYYFSDGIFYRPYGAGYVVAQAPVGAFVQALPGTAISVNFGGLNYFVAYDTYYRWDNHRHGYLVVANPGFI
- the panC gene encoding pantoate--beta-alanine ligase, producing MQVFHHVASLREALKAARRDGKTIGFVPTMGNLHDAHIELVKRAQTMCDVVVVSIFVNRLQFGLNEDWDKYPRTMEQDMARLRGANCDFLFHPDESEIYPNGMDLQTKVICPAMTDVLCGASRPGHFEGVTTVVAKLFNIVQPDKAIFGIKDFQQLAVIRRMVEDLCIPVEIVAAPVHREDDGLAMSSRNGYLTEEERPKVAILNQTLNWARGEIENGRRDFAALEAESKSRIESAGFRVDYFSICNSRDLQPAAHDDREITLLGAMYTSAARLIDNVSLSM
- the panD gene encoding aspartate 1-decarboxylase → MQIEMLKGKLHMAAVTQAELWYDGSCAIDQDLVELAGLREFEKIDIYNVSNGERFHTYVILAERGSGIISMNGAAARRVQVGDRVIIAAYAQMSESEADSFKPKLVYLNEKNRVERSTNTIPVQMAEPA
- a CDS encoding GNAT family N-acetyltransferase encodes the protein MSSLTQPKTGDPIPWTQLLKSGYRIFVGSHAAVPNELMADLIANSRGLNDIEVTQVFTLSDNIWAERKYAELFTVNALYIGGTSIRNAVAEGRADYTPTFLSEVPKLFSDNVLPLDAALIMVSPPDELGYCSLGVSVDVVSSAVKNATKVIAQINPSMPRTNGHSFIHRDQIHAWMTADAPIPESPPPEMDQAVEQIGQYVSVLVENGSTLQIGMGKVHDAVLRYLGNHKDLGVHSEMISDGVARLMKSGVINNRKKTFHRGKTITSYCMGSKMLYDFVDGNPHVELYPAEHVSSPVNIARNEKMVAINSAIEVDLTGQVVSDSIGRLLYSGIGGQVDFIRGAALSKGGKPIIALPSTAQDKNGKLISRIVASLTPGSGVVTSRAHVHYVVTEYGIASLRGKSVRERTLEMIRIAHPEFRRELLEKVREFYWVPEYQAQAPTSIAELGPVEQKEYVFDDITYTLRPLRPADERLLQEFFYTHNKETLLMRYNHHVTQMSREKSCSLVSVDQRRDLALCFTDRDGAREVIQGVGRYYFSEADNSCEVAFVIKESRRGKGIASTLLKEMESIARKRGIAKMFACVRRDNKPMLSIFENNGFTYRPGDTMDELYLELALSGEKD
- a CDS encoding histone deacetylase family protein, which translates into the protein MPTVGFFSDPACHRHDMGDEHPESPARLDAIQDQLLSSGMEYVLRFFDAPQASRQQLERVHTPEYVESIFARAPSDGIEVLDEDTRMCPYSLTAALHAAGAGIDAVDRVINGEIHSAFCAVRPPGHHAERDKAMGFCLFNNIAIAAAHAREHHGLARVAVLDFDVHHGNGTEDFVAGREGYLLCSSFQSPLYPFTGTGDLPDNIINTPLEAGAGGDALRQVVEQQWLPALEKFQPQMLFISAGFDGHIEDHMAQLRFKEDDYFWVTEKLREYADKNCEGRIVSSLEGGYALSALGRSVVAHLKGLIGS
- a CDS encoding cupin domain-containing protein, whose product is MAAKLLRVAEGNAVREAGPVAPEKVLAGNPQQWTEHFFTNKKENFFCGIWSSDAGKWSLTYTEDEFCYIIEGEAEITDSEGVSERVVAGDAFCIPAGFSGTWETIGSVKKFYSIYEE
- the acs gene encoding acetate--CoA ligase; amino-acid sequence: MSEVHIYPVPETFAANTLVNSDDYQRMYRQSVEDPQAFWSQQANDFLQWSKPFTKVVDEDLTKGHAAWFADGELNVSANCIDRHLPARAEQTALIWEGDDPADSKHITYKELHEQVCRLANLLKARGVKKGDRVCIYMPMIPEAAYAMLACTRIGAVHSVVFGGFSPDSLKDRILDSDCRLVITADEGVRGGRKVPLKANVDKALAHCPNVHTAIVVKRTGANIDWDSKRDIWYGESVAEQSADCAPEPMNAEDPLFILYTSGSTGKPKGVLHTTAGYLLASTMSFKYTFDYKEGDVFWCTADVGWITGHSYIVYGPLCAGAISLMFEGVPTYPDASRCWQVVEKHKVNTFYTAPTAIRALMGAGDDFVTKCDRSSLRLLGTVGEPINPEAWEWYYHVVGEKRCPIVDTWWQTETGAHMITPLPGATALKPGSATRPFFGVQPALLDEKGQEIEGQGEGALVMKASWPSMIRSVYGDHQRMIDTYFSTFRGYYFTGDGARRDADGYYWITGRIDDVLNVSGHRLGTAEIESAIVLHEDTAEAAVVGYPHDIKGQGIYCYVTLKNGREPSEELRKELIDLCVKEIGPIAKPDIIQWAPGLPKTRSGKIMRRILRKIACNELDSLGDTSTLADPSVVDELVDHRANK